The Alosa sapidissima isolate fAloSap1 chromosome 17, fAloSap1.pri, whole genome shotgun sequence DNA segment CCCTCTTGCCCACTGTCCTCTGACGAGCGTCTGCTGTGTCGGCCTTCCATCAACACTAAGAGGTCACAgtcaagactcttttcttctgtgattcctcgttggtggaatgaTTCATGTACGTAATGCTTTCCTTTCTAGTGATAGTTTTGGCATTTTCATCTGTTTACCTTGTATCTAATGAATTCTCCTTACAGAGTCATGAGGTGGGATGCGGGAAATGAcccaatgggagagagagatgggatgggatgCAGGAAATGAcccaatgggagagagagatggggtgggatgcgGGAAATTAcccaatgggagagagagatggggtgggattggaaatgccacagcgccccctacTATCTGACTACTTTAAACTGTAAATTATTATTGATaatgtttattgttattattttatgtCCCTTTGGACAAAAAGGGGACAGAGGGTATCACCATCTGGAATTGCAATTTGGTGCACCTGCTTTCGTTGGAATTATGTGTGTCAATATGAATTGCAATTACAGTTACAGTTATACAGTACAGATGTAATCATATGTAATAAAGGAAACATGTTTTATATACACGTTTTGTGTCCCTGCCCACCCACTCAATGTTACAGTACAttcaatgtataaacatatcaTATATAAAAAGGAAAATATGAAACATTCATCAAACTGTATATAAGAAATAGCACTCCAGCACATACTGCTTCTGAGGACTACTTGTCGGAAATATGGTATTGGACTGTTGCCAAATCTGCTACAAACAATGCTTACTTTCCTTATAAAATTAGTCCGCATtttgttgaaaatgtgctaCCGGTATTAGCATATGTGTTCATATCTCATATCTTTGTTGCTAATTACTCACAGATTTAAGACCATGACTCGTACTCTAAGGACGAGAGGGATCATAAGGTATTATGTTACAGAAAACACAACCAGCCTCCTGAAAGGCCTTCTTCATCTCCACctgaaacagaaacacactggGTTAAGCACCCGAGAGCCTAATAAAGGCAAATGAATTAGGGGTCTTTTAAAACGAGCACGTTAATACCATCTGATCTGGATCCAAACACAGACCGATCACAGCCCCTCCACTGCCAGGAAACTTCACAGACGAACCAAACTGCAGAGCAGACCAGTATGAAGAATGACACATGCTCATGAATAAGGGAAGGCCATTGAAGAAAGCAGGCCATTTTTGGTAAAAGCTCCAAAGACAAGTTCTTCAGTGGCACTATGTTACACTATGCTTTTCATGAATATTAGGACATCTTGTCATATGTTGATAACTCTATTTCATATTCGTATATATGAATATAAAGAAAAAGAACCACATTCACAGTtcctttaaaaaagaaaaactttgaATCGCCCCATGGACGTTTCAAGCAGAAAGCTCTTTTTCAGCGTATCAATGGTGTAATCGCCATTGACACGCTGAGGAAGAGTTTTTTGCTTGAAATGTCCGTGGGgcaattagtttttttttttttaaaggaactGTGAAtgcatttctttctctttatatTCAGTTATTTACATGTAACATGTAAGGATCCGACACCCAGTGTATAATTCTCAGGTGTTGAGCGCGTTTTTTCATTGTTTTACGATATTCgtatcacacattcacacatgttAATTGATCTAGGAAATTTCCATCGGAGGTCCTGTAGTCCACTATTTACATTTATCACCCGTTCCATTTAAAAAGAAGcccactagttcagcttgttgtacaactttcgttggccctacagaccctttcaacaataaaaacaaaaacaatgcctgaacattctatttgggccccaatctacttcctctgcattaagataacatatggaatgttaaaaaggaagtcttgtggggccaactatgatgctgataatggaactctcttgaaagggtccataacagCGATAGCGTGGACAGTCAACTTGTtcacagttgattccattgttacGAAGCCTttaggctcaaccgtcgtcctactatggttgttatagttaccattcataagcattgatatggaacggcgatcaaagtttttttaccagatctacttcataggtgtcccgttattcacctcggcggccgttatcccttaattacagtatagtatgtatgttatatgggtaaggctatttgcacccctggaacaattagcagtgtatgctattcgtaccctggtgcaattagaagtgaattctattcgtacccccatctggtacaaatatcaatgtatgctattcgtaccccggtgcacacagcaatgtgttctattaataccccgtctggtacaaatatcagtgtatgctatttgcacccctgtgcatttactctggtatattgatcacacaatgtaattaaaaaataaaaaaaacgagcaacatgtttttgttgttacgtcacagggtgtgaacagctcagctgtgtaatagacactctgaataaggtatgctgtttgcatcaatgtatagttagaagtggatgctatttgtaccctggtgtatatagCAATGTGAAATCGGTTTGAgcaccgatttcttgttcaaattgcgcaccttctctccagagacgttggtgcacatgcacactcactctgccaaaacgcaTCATGCGGGATACAAACCCCGGTCTCCCACGTACTAAGCCgtgtctgtgaccactgcactatctgcttctacaactagatagatagatagatagatacagtagatactttattgatccccaggggaaattcaagaactagATGGGTGTTTGAAGGTAAATCTATAGATAATAGGCCTGATCGTCATACTCAagaaatttctgttaactaacaaactgacggttgtatgtgttcactgaacgaagattatgaaaataaaacacatattttcaatctaaaacttaatttgaacatatattagtgccgaaacctttcagaattcttcacttctgtaaatagacactctgaTGTTATATACAGTTGACGATGATCATATAAGAGTTGTCAGAGGATTAATAAAAAAAGGCAACAATAAATGTAGTTCACATACCTGTCTTGCTATCTGAATCATCTTCAGATTCCCAGGTCCCAAACAGTCATCTGTGTATATGGACCTGTTGAAAAATATACAGGATTTATGAACTCAATCAGACCCAATTATATGTAAAGTAAAGATGAACGCATTAATTACGCTGTAATATCGGTTTctgattgtgttttttttttacagtatacAGTAAAAATGGGTAATTTGTCACACATGTCTGACACATAATTGCACATGGGTAATTTGTGTATGATGTGCCACCATGTGATAAAAATAATGAGCCTGAGGGAACTACATTTGATACACAGAAAACTATAGCACCATTAAATCCTATGGCATGGGAAGCACAGTTGTGGGCAAATTTGTGGCTCCCGTTACAGTTCATTGAAAGAATGCTTAATTTCTTCAGGAAAGATTATGAAATTAAAAGCAAACCTTCTTGGCTCCATGTCTTTTATATGTATATCCTAAAATGGCGATGATGAAAATATGATGATTTATTGGATTACAGCAGTATTTCAAACTAACCGTTTCACCTTAATCAGTAACACAGAGACATATTCTATCTTGTATTTCAGCCTGTTTGAATGGAGTTTAAAGAGGCCATTCTGTAGTTAGGCAACATTGTGTACATCATGTACAATATTCTGTTGAATGAAACATCAGAGGCAAAGTCTGATTTGCATTAAACATGCCATAAAGAATGATGACTGCCATTTACTTATGTCTGTTTCAAATTATTTCAGAGAAAAATTGAGCATTGCTCTTTTTTATTGAAAGGGTTGCAACAAATGTGGCCATGGTTGTGGCTTCTGCTTCGAGGCCACCTTGTGTAGGCCGGCTGACACCCGATCAATTCTCATCTCGACTGAAATTGAGAATGGTCTGGCTTTGATCACTTTCGATTTACAAGTGGTGTAACCaaaagtgaaattaaacttaattaAACTCTCATGAGCACAAAAATATTTACTAAcggaaggttttaaatgcagatatttactcaattcaaaagaaaatatgtgtttatgttgtttAACATTGATTATATCAGTGCAGTGTTAGGATAGGTTAGGGTCACATGGTAGGGATAGCACTGACTTACAGACAGGGATCCAGTGATGCCCCTACCTGTGGCTAATTGGTTAAATAGGACCTGTCCTCACCTTCGTGGGGGGCAATTAGTTTTGGAAGGTTTAGTGGTAGCTGAGGCCTGTTGTCTCCCCATGCTGCTGCCATTTGGATTCATTCTTTGTTTTGGAATGACCACCATTAAACTAAAATTTTAACTATATGAACATCAACGCTTGGGCTGGCCAGATAGAATTATAGACGGAGCACAGGGCAAGCAGTCACGCCGCAGGTATGTTGACCGCTATCGGTCTAGGTTTTTAGCAATCAGTTGAACAAAGTCTCAGCCAGTCAGTAGTCAAGTCAGAAATCTCAGAGAGTTTTTCACGGCACCAGAGACCCATGTCGTGTTGCTAACAGACGCAGTCTGAGGTTACAAAGAAAAGGCACACTTCTTATAGGACTTTGGCAAATCTTTAGCAATATCCAAGTATGGTATGTCAGGAATCAAGATGAGCACATCACCCGTTTTTGCCCAACATTGTATACAAGGATGTAACCCCTAACAACTGACATCCGTGATATTAACCCAAAGGCTGACCTAACATACATGAAGGCACCAACCTCCCTAGTAGGAGATGGCCGCTCCAACTCAGGGCCCCTTCTATCTTAACAAACATGCACTCTTAGGCCCAATCACCTTGAGGAAGAATGCCACTGATGCTAAACATCTCTCATCAACCCGATTTCTGTTTACTCATACACTTCTGTCTTTAAGGCTAGAAATGTCTTACTACACCGCTCCTTGAAGCTCCTGCCAAACTGACATGCAGACAAGCACACATCAGTTAGGAGGACCTACTTCCAAGTTTGTGCACTTCACGTAGGGCTATCGTGTTGGGCTAGCATGTAGGGTTAGCGTGTAAAGTTATCAAATAGGGGACTTCCATGCTTTCTGTTGTGGTGCAAGTTGCAGGAGGCTTTTAGTTAAGTAACAATACTCTAGACAACAAAGAGCTTGGGCCTGCACCCCCCGCTAACAGCAGTCATAGTGTTCAACGCACTACTAACATACTCCTGTCCGTCATCATAGAAAAGCCCAGCCCATGCCAGATAAGcagttgtgattggttcctggaTTTTTGGTGATCGGGGAATGGTCTTGAATGGGGGCGTTGCCAGACACTGCTAACCAAATTAAAATGTGCTCACAGATTCATCTGGGTTCATCCAGGCTTTACCATGTGTGCAAACAAATGCAGAGGTCCTACCTTCGTAGCTCCAGGTTCTTGTCCATTAACTGAGCAAGCATTGCCCAGTCCTTACTTTGTATGGCCAACCTGAATGAGCAATCGATAAATGATAGAATGTCTTATCATCTAGAGAAATGTAGATACAAATAGAGAAATAGAATAGAAATAGAGAAATACAAATAGAATTGAGAATAACAAAGTATGTAGTATGTGGCTTTTCCATCTAAAACAAGTGCACTAGCTGCTAACAGACATGCCTTTCATAAACGCCTGCTAGAAGCCTGCTATCTGACTGACATTGAAGAATGATATGATGACGTTAGGGACAACACAGAAATGCACAGTGTACAGCCAGGGTAGTCAGCACAAACCTTGCTTGGTCAGTTAGCTCAGCAAAAGACTTCATGGCTTTAATAACTTCAGTCTCTCCTATCGGAAAAAAATATCAGTAACACAGGTGTGGGTTAAAGAAACCTCTGATTTGAAGTATTTAACTCTGCCTGAAATGTACCATTAAGCCATCGCTGTCTAACATTGCTGTGTATTCGGCCTGAATCACTGGGATCCCCCAAATAGGCCAACCAGAAAGGTGGAAGACTGTCCATGTTCATGCCAATGTACTCTCCTATGCatcagaaacacacagtgagactcACACCATAAAGGACCATTCCACCATTTAGATGTAGTTTACAGCTAGTAGAATGTGTACAGTGCAGACATGCTAGAGTTAAACAGCATTCATAAAATCGTACCATGTCCCTTTGCATCCATCAGCTGCTTACTGAAATCCATGTATACCAGTCCTTCATAGACCTGTGACCAAACACATTTACATCAATTtcatttatccaaagtgacttacatatgtcaattacatAAGGCGATGATAGTACACAGGGAAACATTTAGAGCAGAACTTTTAGACTTTTTGGATCCATGTAATAATTGAACGGTCATGACAGTTTCCCAACTGATCATCACATTTCTCCAGATAAGAGTATGTTGTCCAATACCAATGGGAACGGGCCAACATAACACTGCTCAAGCATCATTGCTAAAAATGTTGCCCTGAGTATAATCACCTTTTAGAGTGAACTGACACAATTAAAAGTAAATACTTACTATATTCTCTCTCAAACTGGCACAATTCTTTACTTTGACCTGTTATTTTACATAAAATATAAACTCCATAGGTCACCTGAACCACCCTGTCCTGGAGCCCAGCGGTGATGAAGAGTTCATCGGTCTCAACATTTAAGATGAAGTTGGCCCTCACTGGTTTGGGGAGGTCCTgacaagagaagaagaaaacaaGATGATGTATTCAATAGTTATGTGATTAATTAATGCCTAATTTGTGATTAATTAATGCATAATTGCTATGTGCATTAATTTAATAtagatattattattatcaaaaGGCCTTATAGCATGGTCTTCACAGTTAATAATATGAATATTAGAACGCAGTCGCTCAGTTAAGACAACAAAATGTTTTGACAAAGAAAACTTCTAGTCTAAAGTGCCACCCAGTGGCTGTAAATATAATGCAACAGCAGCAGACTAAATTGCCCAACATCATTTCCAAGACTGGACACTTACATTATCTGTAATGTTGTAGAATTTCATCAGGCATTTCAGGGTTGCAGACACAATAGCACTTTCAATGTGAAGATGAAAATATGATTGTCACACACAAGGAAAGAGGAAGTAAACAACATGATCTTACACTTGCATTTCTTACTTCAAACACAGCAGTCATCCCCTGCTATTGCCAATGCCATGAGCAGGTATGCTTGTCAAAGTTATAATTGTACATacatgtatgtttacatgtatgCCAAACCTGCTGGTAACTCTTACACATATCTCTATATGAAGCTGCCATGTTAATACCTAGACACTAGAACAGTTTTAGTACCGAAGGGATAATTACCCAAAAGGACAGTGACTGATGTTGTTACAGCAAAGACAACTTAAAAGCAAAGCATTAAAAACCTTGATGGGGTGATGATGGCCAAAGCCTTAAGGTGACCTTAGCAACAATAATCCTGGTCTGTCTCAATCAGTCATCCTCCTCCATGTAACTGTCTTAGCCATCACTGATGAGCATCCCCAATTAGAATAGCTGGTAACCATAGTAACCACGCCATAGTAAGTACGTAAGTAAGcaacagggaggctacactgGGCAGATAACTGAAGCTTTATGTTCGCGGAGCATCTGCAGCAACATTTAGCctccactgtaatcaatggaagCGGTTACACCATAGACGATAATGTTACATTTGAAAAAGTTAGGCCAGTCTTCTAAAACCATTTCTACGCTCTGCAAACAGAGTGCTTCACTAGCGGGCCCAGTGTAGCCCAGGCCTAAGTCAGTAAGTGGCCTCCTTGACAAAATGAGAAATGACAGTTCAGAGCACTTACCTGCTTCCAGCCAGTCCCTACATAAGAGAACAGAAACCAGATGACAAGGGTCAAAAAGGGACACAATACTCCTGAATATTCATCAAGGACAAGCAGCCTTTTCATAACGCATCTACAGCATAAACAGTGTCCAATCATAACACATCTGCAGCATAAACAGTGTCCAAGCATAACGCATCTGCAGCATAAAGAGTGTCCAACCATAACGCATCTGAAGCATAAAGAATGTCCAAGCATAACGCATCTGCAGCATAAACAGTGTCCAACCATAACGCATCTGCAGCATGAAGAGTGTCCAAGCATAACGCATCTGCAGCATAAACAGTGTCCAACCATCTGAAAAAAACACAGTACTCACCACCTGCCGTGGGATGTTGGTGTCATACTTGAGAGTAAAATTCTGCTTTCGCAAAGCAATTCTGAAAAAGAATGGTGCATGTCAAGGCATACCCTTTACTGACAAGAATGTTGAATGACCTACAACTTTATTTGATTTAATTAATGTCAAAAAGCAGGGACTTCTACTGTACAGCACCATAGACTTTGTCTTTAAGTGCTTTGTAGAGCCCATGGCTGAAACCAGGACGGAGTCTCTCTGATAGACCAAGGAGTTGTGTCAGTAATTTATTCCTgagaataaataataaaagtCATAACATTTCTTACCCTTGTTTGGAGCAGAATTGATAGAATTTCTTGCAGGTAGCCTGTAGTAGGCGTAGACCCCCCAGGTACCTAGAGAGCAGCAGGGAAACCCGTTAGGCACTGTCCAGAGCTTGATGCAAACCACTGCACTGTCCTGCATGCAACCAGGGACATTCTGCACCAGCATCAGTGCAGTAGTTCACTGTCTTATTGCAGTTAAGAAAGCATGCCATTTACTCTTGACAATTCAGCAGAAAAATCATTAAAGAATGAAAAGAGGTGAAGTTATTTATGTGGTAACTAAAGACAGATGTACCAGCATTTATccattgaaagaaaaaaaacacacacatagtaatAATTAGTAATAAGTGGTTAGTGTGCTAACCCTTCTTTTCTGCTGATGTGGTAGAGGTCCTGCAGACTGCCAAATTCTGTGGGGTCATTGAGTGGATGAGGAAGAAGGACCTACGGTTCATACAGAAAACAacagtatatactgtagcaGATACTGCAGTGCAGTAAGGGAAATCTGTCATGAGTATTAACAAGACAAGTAGAAGACTGGATGTTCACATTACCAGAGTCTGGTTTTCCAGAAGTGTGACCTCGGCCCAGAAGTTAGAGATGGACATAGCAATTGTTTTGCCGTGAAAGCCATCTGAAGGGTTCCCCATAAGTCCAACTCTGTGATTGGGCAACACACTCCATCAGTATGGTCATAGAGTGAATCATTTGGCTTGTAAATGTGCTATCATTTTGGTATGTAAATGTGCTATAATCTTCTCTTCATGTTGATGTAAATGTACAGCTACTGTATCTTCTGCTACTGTCTTATCACAAAAGCTTTGGAAAATTACAAAATATTGACTAAGATTACAGCACTTTGACATTCCACCATTTTCCATTTCAAGAGGAAATTGAGAGTAGCACTAGTTACCTGGCAAATGAACGGCATGTAATGGGCTTGACAGGAGGCTCTCGTTGCTTGGCAGAATAGTGGGCCAACCATTTGGCATATTCTGACAGCCCCTGTAACGTGTTGAAATATAAGCATTGTGTTTTGACAATGCTATGTGTACATGTGATTAATGATGTGATTGGTGACCCTAATGAGTGATCAATGATGTGATTGGTGACCCTAATCAGCTACACACCACTTGGCCAATAAGCTGAAACCCGGTGGGAAGCTTCATGCCGAACACAGGCATCTCCTGGATGTTGATGAACCACTCCTGTAGTGAAAGCACATCAGATGCAGTATTGGATCAGTGCAGTGGTTTAGGCTAAGCATACATAGGAGATGGCAATCAAACCACAACTGGTATCAAAAGTGTTGGAGTGCCATAGGATAAAGAGTGAATCTGTTCTAATTTGCCACTATTTACCCAACTGTGAGCAATATGTGTTGACTTTTATAGGTTTTTACATATGtttacctagagattggcagggttttatttcagttagcctaatagctggtttgatttgcattgagagatgatcttatggaaagtaccccatgccaatctctaggtatggtgaagggtatgtgatgatgtggggctattttaattccaaaggctaagggaactttatcagaatgcatagtatcctggatccatgaaatactg contains these protein-coding regions:
- the LOC121688613 gene encoding glucuronokinase with putative uridyl pyrophosphorylase, translating into MICILLVAGHDTVLQAQLKNDDTGLYGHLTGVPKALLPGVGGKKILDFWWETVNTRQLFTEVYLVTNADKYKHYERWATANDFPVENLVNDGSTTLEDRLGAVADLELAIRSRGLKDDIMVIAGDMLCADQNFDIAQVVRFYRSKPGDLVIYYELEESEKSDSRGIVQVCPDTHRITCFLEKPPEGQTSSRLASVVFYCLQKETLPYLSEFLSKTQEISARTMGKFWEWFINIQEMPVFGMKLPTGFQLIGQVGLSEYAKWLAHYSAKQREPPVKPITCRSFARVGLMGNPSDGFHGKTIAMSISNFWAEVTLLENQTLVLLPHPLNDPTEFGSLQDLYHISRKEGYLGGLRLLQATCKKFYQFCSKQGIALRKQNFTLKYDTNIPRQVGLAGSSAIVSATLKCLMKFYNITDNDLPKPVRANFILNVETDELFITAGLQDRVVQVYEGLVYMDFSKQLMDAKGHGEYIGMNMDSLPPFWLAYLGDPSDSGRIHSNVRQRWLNGETEVIKAMKSFAELTDQARLAIQSKDWAMLAQLMDKNLELRRSIYTDDCLGPGNLKMIQIARQFGSSVKFPGSGGAVIGLCLDPDQMVEMKKAFQEAGCVFCNIIPYDPSRP